From the genome of Delphinus delphis chromosome 8, mDelDel1.2, whole genome shotgun sequence, one region includes:
- the SLC15A3 gene encoding solute carrier family 15 member 3 produces MPGPRTPVEPRESGERRPLLERRPREPRRWWRAAAAAVLLVEMLERAAFFGVAGNLVLYLNSADFHWAGEQASRAALVFLGASYLLAPVGGWLADVYLGRHRAIALSLLLYLAASGLLAATAFPDGRRSFCGEMLSLPLGPACPSHGCLHTSPTPYCAPTLYAVLLLLALAASSVRSNLTSFGADQVMDLGRHASRRFFNWFYWSINVGAVLSLLVLAFIQQNINFLLGYSIIVGCVGLAFFIFLFATPSFITKPPTGSQVSSMLRLALQNCCPRRWRRHSARDPPGTQLLPDQRSPQAGPSPQEDIANFQVLVKILPIMVTLVPYWMVYFQMQSTYVLQGLHLQIPDIFPDYPANRSAALRAQGSGYKIPEAWLLLANVVVLLILVPVKDHLLDPLLLRCKLLPSALQKMALGMFFGFTSVIVAGVLEMERLEYISHNQTVSQQIGQNTYYAAPLSIWWQTPQYLLIGISEIFASIPGLEFAYSEAPRSMQGAMMGIFFCLSGVGSLLGSSLVALLSLPGGWLHCPEDSGNINKCRMDLYFFLLAGIQAATALLYIGIAGRYERVAQGPASQSCPRRDSG; encoded by the exons ATGCCCGGGCCGCGCACCCCAGTGGAGCCCCGAGAGTCCGGGGAGCGCCGGCCGCTGCTGGAGCGCAGGCCGCGGGAGCCCCGACGGTGGtggcgggcggcggcggccgcggtgCTGCTCGTGGAGATGCTGGAGCGCGCCGCCTTCTTCGGCGTCGCGGGCAACCTGGTGCTCTACCTGAACAGCGCCGACTTCCACTGGGCGGGCGAGCAGGCGTCCCGCGCCGCGCTGGTCTTCCTGGGCGCCTCCTACCTGCTGGCGCCCGTGGGCGGCTGGCTGGCCGACGTATACCTGGGCCGCCACCGCGCCATCGCGCTCAGCCTCCTGCTCTACCTGGCCGCCTCCGGCCTGCTGGCCGCCACCGCCTTCCCCGACGGCCGCAGGTCCTTCTGCGGCGAGATGCTCTCCCTGCCGCTGGGGCCCGCCTGCCCCTCGCACGGCTGCCTGCACACCTCGCCCACCCCCTACTGCGCCCCCACCCTCTACGCGGTGTTGCTGCTGCTCGCCCTGGCCGCCAGCTCCGTCAGGAGCAACCTCACCTCTTTCGGTGCCGACCAG GTGATGGACCTTGGCCGCCACGCCAGCCGCCGCTTCTTCAACTGGTTTTATTGGAGCATTAATGTGGGTGCCGTGCTGTCGTTGCTGGTGCTGGCCTTTATCCAACAGAACATCAACTTCCTGCTGGGCTACAGCATCATCGTGGGCTGTGTGGGCCTGGCCTTCTTCATCTTCCTCTTCGCCACCCCCAGCTTCATTACCAAGCCCCCCACGGGCAGCCAGGTGTCCTCCATGCTCCGACTTGCTCTCCAGAACTGCTGTCCCAGGCGGTGGCGCCGACACTCTGCCAG AGACCCTCCAGGCACCCAGCTGCTTCCTGATCAGAGGTCTCCCCAGGCTGGCCCTTCCCCCCAGGAGGACATCGCCAACTTCCAGGTGCTGGTGAAGATCTTGCCCATCATGGTGACCTTGGTGCCCTACTGGATGGTATACTTCCAG ATGCAGTCCACCTATGTCCTGCAAGGTCTTCACCTCCAAATCCCGGACATCTTCCCAGACTACCCTGCCAACAGATCCGCGGCTCTGAGGGCCCAGGGCAGTGGCTACAAG ATCCCAGAAGCCTGGCTCCTCCTGGCCAACGTCGTGGTGTTGCTGATCCTGGTGCCTGTGAAGGACCACCTGCTCGATCCTTTACTGCTGCGCTGCAAGCTGCTTCCCTCGGCTCTGCAGAAGATGGCGCTGGGCATGTTCTTTGGTTTCACCTCGGTCATTGTAGCAG gaGTCCTGGAGATGGAGCGTTTAGAGTACATCAGTCACAACCAGACGGTGTCCCAGCAGATTGGGCAGAACACATATTATGCAGCACCACTGTCCATCTGGTGGCAGACCCCTCAGTACCTGCTCATCGGGATCAGTGAGATTTTTGCCAGCATCCCAG GCCTGGAGTTTGCGTACTCAGAGGCCCCACGTTCCATGCAGGGCGCCATGATGGGCATCTTCTTCTGCCTGTCTGGGGTGGGCTCGCTGTTAGGCTCCAGCCTGGTGGCACTACTGTCACTGCCGGGGGGCTGGCTGCACTGCCCGGAGGATTCTG GGAACATCAACAAATGCCGGATGGacctctatttcttcctgctggCCGGCATTCAGGCTGCCACAGCCTTGCTGTATATCGGGATCGCTGGTCGCTATGAGAGGgtggcccagggcccagcctcccaAAGCTGTCCCAGGAGGGACAGTGGCTGA